One genomic region from Proteus vulgaris encodes:
- the lexA gene encoding transcriptional repressor LexA, producing MKALTARQQQVYDLVRDHISQTGMPPTRAEIASQLGFRSPNAAEEHLKALARKGVIEIVSGASRGIRLLMEEEPEGLPLIGRVAAGEPLLAQEHIESHYQVDPMLFKPSADFLLRVNGMSMKDIGIMDGDLLAVHKTQDVHNGQVIVARIEDEVTVKRFKKSGNKIELHAENPEFSPIIVDLREQSFTVEGLAVGVIRNGEWL from the coding sequence ATGAAAGCATTAACTGCAAGGCAGCAGCAGGTTTACGATTTGGTTCGTGATCACATTTCGCAAACGGGTATGCCACCAACACGGGCTGAAATAGCTTCCCAACTTGGGTTTCGCTCACCAAATGCGGCAGAAGAGCACTTGAAAGCTCTTGCTCGTAAAGGCGTGATAGAAATTGTCTCTGGTGCATCCAGAGGTATCCGTTTGCTAATGGAAGAAGAGCCAGAAGGACTGCCATTAATTGGGCGAGTCGCTGCTGGTGAACCACTTTTAGCACAAGAGCATATTGAAAGCCACTATCAAGTTGACCCAATGCTATTTAAACCAAGTGCAGATTTTTTATTGCGCGTTAATGGTATGTCGATGAAAGATATTGGTATTATGGATGGCGATTTACTTGCTGTGCATAAAACGCAAGATGTTCACAACGGGCAAGTTATTGTGGCTCGTATTGAAGATGAAGTGACAGTAAAGCGCTTTAAGAAAAGCGGTAATAAAATTGAACTTCATGCAGAAAACCCAGAGTTTTCACCTATTATCGTCGATTTACGCGAACAAAGCTTTACTGTGGAAGGTTTAGCAGTAGGGGTTATTCGTAACGGCGAATGGCTGTAA
- the zur gene encoding zinc uptake transcriptional repressor Zur: MNEEKLLAQAEKICQKRGVRLTSQRLAVLRLIMQQPSAISAYDLLDLLRQVEPQAKPPTVYRGLEFLLEQGFIHKIESTNSYVLCHHFDDVEHTSVMLICDRCLSVTEKNSHKIEDAISLLAKESGFHLRHSVIEIHGLCSQCHEAQECTHPEGCHHDHSMDDNLKQKKTGDYKPR; encoded by the coding sequence ATGAATGAAGAGAAATTGCTCGCTCAGGCAGAAAAGATCTGCCAGAAACGAGGTGTTCGCCTGACTTCACAACGTCTGGCAGTATTACGTCTGATTATGCAGCAGCCTTCTGCTATCAGCGCATACGATTTATTGGATTTATTACGCCAAGTTGAGCCACAAGCAAAACCACCTACTGTCTATCGTGGGTTAGAGTTTTTACTTGAGCAAGGATTTATCCATAAAATAGAATCCACTAACAGCTATGTGCTTTGCCATCATTTTGATGATGTTGAACATACGTCAGTAATGCTAATTTGTGACCGCTGTTTATCTGTCACTGAAAAGAATAGCCATAAAATCGAAGATGCAATTTCATTACTAGCAAAAGAGAGTGGATTTCATTTACGACATAGTGTCATTGAAATTCATGGATTATGTTCACAGTGCCACGAAGCACAAGAGTGTACACATCCTGAAGGTTGTCATCATGATCACAGTATGGATGATAATCTTAAACAGAAAAAAACCGGCGACTATAAGCCTCGTTGA
- the plsB gene encoding glycerol-3-phosphate 1-O-acyltransferase PlsB has protein sequence MSAWRKLYYNTLNLPLKLLVKSKRVPTDPITELGLDTSRSFLYVLPYHSKADLLTLRQQCLSLGLPDPLQPIEIGGIKLPAYVFIDDGPRVFRYYSPDPRKDSVKTFHAYLDAHRNNPHLDIEMLPVSVMFGRSPGREGHNGVPHLRVLNGIQKFIAILWLGRDSFVRFSPTVSMREMANEHGTDTSIARKLARVARIHFSRQRLAAVGPKLPARQDLFNKLLSSKAIEKAIEDESKAKKISLDKARKNATDIMEEIAANFSYEAVRISDRVLSWTWNKLYQGINVYNAERVRKLAQDGHEIVYVPCHRSHMDYLLLSYVLYHQGLVPPHIAAGINLNFWPAGPIFRRLGAFFIRRTFKGNKLYSTIFREYLGELFTRGYSIEYFVEGGRSRTGRLLDPKTGTLSMTVQAMLRGETRPISVVPIYIGYEHVMEVATYAKELRGATKEKEGFMQMVRGLRKLRNLGQGYVNFGEPISVVQYLNQAVPQWRDDIDPIEPQRPSWLNPTVSTLADNIMVHINNAASINAINLVSTALLASRQRALTREQLLEQVDCYLQLLRNVPYSTDMIVSDKNAEALLEHALQTDKFQVEKDSLGDIVVLPRESAVLMTYYRNNTIHLMITPSLIASIVLHHEKIHRDDLMKQVELIFPLIKAELFIRYEKEELPEVINTLITELCRQRLICCDSDGLLRINPARIRPLQLLAASVRETLQRYGITLSLLNFAPEISRALLEKESRILAQRLSVLHGINAPEFFDKAVFSTLVSTLREEGYLNDNEDILKADASALYQVIAKLMSPEIRLTIESVGITEDNNSVQAVDEKSKSEADE, from the coding sequence ATGTCAGCTTGGCGTAAACTATATTATAACACATTGAATTTACCACTAAAATTACTGGTAAAAAGCAAACGAGTTCCGACTGATCCTATCACTGAATTAGGGTTAGATACGTCGCGATCTTTCCTTTACGTTCTGCCTTATCATTCAAAGGCGGACTTACTGACATTACGACAGCAGTGTCTTTCATTAGGGTTGCCTGATCCGCTGCAACCTATTGAGATCGGTGGAATTAAGCTTCCTGCGTATGTCTTTATTGATGACGGCCCAAGAGTATTCCGTTACTACTCGCCTGATCCTCGTAAAGATTCCGTGAAGACATTCCACGCTTATCTTGATGCACATCGTAATAACCCACATCTTGATATCGAGATGTTGCCGGTTTCCGTGATGTTTGGACGCTCTCCAGGTCGTGAAGGCCATAATGGCGTTCCACATTTACGTGTGCTTAACGGTATCCAAAAATTTATCGCTATCCTCTGGTTGGGTCGTGATAGCTTTGTTCGTTTTTCACCCACTGTTTCAATGCGTGAAATGGCGAACGAACACGGTACTGACACCAGTATAGCTCGAAAACTTGCGCGTGTTGCGCGTATCCACTTTTCACGTCAGCGTTTAGCAGCTGTTGGTCCAAAATTGCCAGCACGCCAAGATCTCTTCAATAAATTGCTCTCATCGAAAGCCATTGAAAAAGCGATTGAAGATGAATCAAAAGCGAAGAAAATCTCACTTGATAAAGCGCGTAAAAATGCCACAGATATCATGGAAGAAATTGCAGCTAATTTCTCATATGAAGCGGTGCGTATTAGTGATCGCGTATTAAGTTGGACATGGAATAAGCTCTACCAAGGTATCAACGTTTATAATGCCGAGCGAGTACGTAAACTCGCACAAGATGGGCATGAAATCGTTTATGTTCCTTGTCACCGTAGCCACATGGACTACTTACTGCTTTCCTATGTGCTTTATCATCAAGGTTTAGTACCGCCACATATTGCGGCAGGTATTAACCTCAATTTCTGGCCAGCAGGGCCTATTTTCCGCCGTTTAGGGGCTTTCTTTATCAGAAGAACCTTTAAAGGTAACAAGCTTTACTCCACCATTTTCCGCGAATATTTAGGTGAGCTATTTACACGCGGTTACTCGATTGAATATTTCGTTGAAGGTGGACGCTCTCGTACAGGTCGATTGTTAGATCCTAAAACAGGAACACTTTCAATGACGGTACAAGCCATGTTACGCGGTGAAACACGCCCTATCTCTGTTGTTCCAATTTACATTGGATATGAACACGTTATGGAAGTGGCAACCTATGCCAAAGAATTACGTGGCGCAACAAAAGAGAAAGAAGGCTTTATGCAGATGGTCAGAGGATTACGTAAATTACGTAACCTTGGTCAAGGCTATGTGAACTTTGGTGAACCGATTTCTGTTGTCCAATACTTAAATCAAGCTGTTCCGCAATGGCGTGATGATATTGATCCCATTGAGCCACAACGCCCAAGTTGGTTAAACCCAACAGTAAGCACACTGGCAGACAACATTATGGTTCATATTAATAATGCAGCATCTATTAATGCGATTAACCTTGTTTCAACGGCCTTGTTGGCATCTCGCCAGCGTGCTCTCACTAGAGAGCAACTGTTAGAGCAAGTCGATTGTTATCTGCAATTATTACGCAATGTGCCTTATTCGACAGATATGATTGTGTCTGATAAAAATGCTGAAGCCTTATTAGAACACGCGTTGCAAACAGATAAGTTCCAAGTCGAAAAAGACAGTCTGGGTGATATTGTGGTGCTCCCTCGTGAAAGTGCGGTATTAATGACTTATTATCGCAACAACACAATCCACTTAATGATTACTCCATCATTAATTGCAAGCATCGTCTTACATCATGAAAAAATTCATCGTGATGATTTAATGAAACAAGTTGAGCTAATCTTCCCTCTTATTAAAGCGGAACTATTTATTCGTTATGAGAAAGAAGAGCTCCCTGAAGTCATTAATACTTTGATTACAGAACTGTGCCGTCAGCGCCTGATTTGTTGTGATAGTGATGGCTTACTGCGTATTAATCCAGCGCGTATTCGTCCATTACAACTTTTAGCTGCCAGTGTTAGAGAAACATTGCAACGCTATGGAATTACGCTTTCCTTACTCAATTTTGCTCCTGAAATTAGCCGTGCATTATTGGAAAAAGAGAGCCGTATCTTGGCACAACGTCTTTCTGTCTTACATGGTATCAACGCACCTGAATTCTTTGATAAAGCGGTATTCTCTACCTTAGTTTCAACACTACGTGAAGAAGGTTATCTCAATGATAATGAAGATATCCTAAAAGCAGATGCATCTGCCCTTTACCAAGTGATTGCAAAATTAATGTCACCAGAAATTCGCTTAACCATTGAAAGCGTGGGGATCACTGAAGATAACAATTCAGTACAAGCTGTTGATGAAAAAAGTAAGTCTGAAGCTGATGAATAA
- the pgi gene encoding glucose-6-phosphate isomerase encodes MKNVNPTQTLAWKALENHFSVIKDTEMKTLFAQESSRFEQFSKTFSDQILVDFSKNRITKETLEKLQALAKECDVEGAINSMFTGEKINRTEDRAVLHTALRNRSNAPVIVDGKDVMPEVNAVLNKMKKFSERIISGEWKGYTGKAITDVVNIGIGGSDLGPYMVTEALRPYKNHLTMHFVSNVDGTHIAETLKKCDPETTLFLIASKTFTTQETMTNAHSARDWFLASAKESVFVAKHFVALSTNSTEVAKFGIDTANMFEFWDWVGGRYSLWSAIGLSIALSVGYDNFEQLLEGAHAMDNHFRTADAENNIPMILALIGIWYNNFFGTETEAILPYDQYMHRFAAYFQQGNMESNGKYIDRDGNKVNYQTGPIIWGEPGTNGQHAFYQLIHQGTKIIPCDFIAPAISHNPLSDHHAKLMSNFFAQTEALAFGKNREQVDAEFAAAGKDPKAMGYVAPFKVFEGNRPTNSILLKEITPYSLGALIAMYEHKIFVQGVIFNIFTFDQWGVELGKQLANRILPELKGKESVNSHDSSTNNLINRYKAWR; translated from the coding sequence ATGAAAAATGTAAACCCAACCCAAACCTTAGCCTGGAAGGCATTAGAAAACCATTTTTCGGTTATCAAAGATACCGAGATGAAAACACTGTTTGCTCAGGAATCATCACGCTTTGAGCAATTTTCAAAGACGTTTTCAGACCAAATTCTAGTGGATTTTTCAAAAAACCGTATTACGAAAGAAACATTAGAGAAATTGCAGGCTTTGGCTAAGGAATGTGACGTTGAAGGTGCGATAAATAGCATGTTTACGGGTGAAAAAATCAACCGTACTGAAGATCGTGCTGTATTGCATACCGCATTACGTAATCGTAGCAATGCTCCCGTTATCGTTGATGGCAAGGATGTCATGCCAGAAGTTAACGCAGTACTGAATAAAATGAAAAAATTCAGTGAGCGTATTATTAGTGGTGAGTGGAAAGGTTATACTGGTAAGGCGATTACTGATGTTGTAAATATTGGCATCGGTGGTTCCGATCTTGGTCCTTATATGGTGACAGAAGCATTACGCCCGTATAAAAATCATCTTACTATGCATTTTGTTTCTAATGTCGATGGTACACATATCGCAGAAACATTGAAAAAATGTGATCCTGAAACAACGCTATTCCTTATCGCATCAAAAACATTTACCACACAAGAAACCATGACAAATGCACATTCAGCAAGAGATTGGTTCTTAGCCTCTGCGAAAGAGAGTGTTTTTGTTGCGAAACACTTTGTCGCGTTATCTACTAACAGCACCGAAGTGGCAAAATTTGGTATTGATACTGCCAATATGTTTGAATTCTGGGATTGGGTTGGTGGCCGTTATTCATTATGGTCAGCAATTGGTTTGTCTATCGCATTATCTGTTGGTTATGACAACTTTGAGCAATTGCTGGAAGGCGCTCATGCTATGGATAACCACTTTAGAACCGCAGATGCCGAAAATAACATTCCAATGATCCTCGCGCTGATTGGCATTTGGTATAACAATTTTTTTGGCACAGAAACTGAAGCGATTCTGCCATACGATCAATACATGCATCGTTTTGCTGCTTACTTCCAACAAGGTAATATGGAATCTAATGGTAAGTATATTGATCGTGATGGAAACAAAGTGAATTATCAAACGGGTCCTATCATTTGGGGTGAGCCGGGTACAAATGGTCAACATGCGTTTTACCAATTAATCCACCAAGGAACCAAAATCATTCCTTGTGATTTTATTGCGCCAGCGATTAGCCATAATCCCTTGTCAGATCATCATGCAAAACTGATGTCTAACTTCTTTGCTCAAACAGAAGCACTCGCTTTTGGTAAAAACCGTGAACAAGTTGATGCTGAGTTTGCCGCAGCAGGAAAAGATCCTAAAGCGATGGGATATGTTGCACCTTTCAAAGTGTTCGAAGGTAATCGCCCAACGAACTCTATTCTGTTAAAAGAAATTACGCCTTATTCATTAGGTGCATTGATTGCAATGTATGAACATAAGATCTTTGTACAAGGTGTTATTTTCAACATCTTCACCTTTGACCAATGGGGTGTTGAATTAGGTAAACAACTGGCTAATCGTATCCTTCCTGAATTAAAAGGTAAGGAAAGTGTTAATAGCCATGATAGCTCAACAAATAATCTGATTAACCGTTACAAAGCATGGCGTTAA
- the ssb1 gene encoding single-stranded DNA-binding protein SSB1, protein MASRGVNKVILIGNLGQDPEIRYMPSGGAVANLTLATSESWRDKQTGEMKEKTEWHRVVIFGKLAEIAGEYLRKGSQVYIEGQLQTRKWQDQSGQDRYSTEVVVNVGGSMQMLGGRGGQDGAPSQGGQGGWGQPQQPQASQQFSGGAQSRPAQQPAAAPVPNNEPPMDFDDDIPF, encoded by the coding sequence ATGGCGAGCAGAGGCGTAAACAAAGTTATTCTTATCGGTAATTTAGGGCAGGATCCAGAAATCCGTTATATGCCAAGTGGCGGTGCAGTTGCCAACTTAACACTGGCAACATCAGAAAGCTGGCGCGATAAACAAACCGGTGAAATGAAAGAAAAAACCGAGTGGCACCGTGTGGTAATTTTCGGCAAATTAGCGGAAATTGCAGGCGAATATCTGCGTAAAGGTTCACAAGTGTATATCGAAGGTCAATTACAAACACGTAAATGGCAAGACCAGAGCGGTCAAGACAGATATAGCACTGAAGTTGTTGTTAACGTTGGCGGCTCAATGCAGATGTTAGGCGGCCGTGGCGGTCAAGATGGCGCACCTTCTCAAGGTGGTCAAGGCGGTTGGGGTCAACCACAACAGCCACAAGCATCACAACAATTTAGCGGTGGTGCACAATCTCGCCCAGCACAACAACCTGCTGCGGCACCAGTGCCAAATAATGAACCACCAATGGATTTTGATGACGATATCCCGTTCTGA
- the lysC gene encoding lysine-sensitive aspartokinase 3 gives MTDNTATPSSSSSPYTIAKFGGTSVANFSAMEKCADIILKQKSVRVVVLSASAGITNLLIELAAGTEPSQREALLSQVRDIEYAIINQLSQPEIISQEINRLLENIEMLSEAAALATSDALTDELVSHGELMSTLLFVELLREKGIQADWFDVRKVMKTNDLFCHAEPDMAQLTELTKSLIQPRLEETVIVTQGFIGQEPKGRTTTLGRGGSDYTAALIGEALGMSRVDIWTDVPGIYSTDPRIVPEAHRIDQIAFNEAAEMATFGAKILHPATLLPAVRSGIPVFVGSSKAPEEGGTLVCAQTENPPVFRAIALRRKQTLLTLHSLKMLHARGFLAEIFTILSRHHISVDVITTSEVSIALTLDTTGTTNSSGSLLTNALLTELSALCRVEVEEDLALVAVIGNSLSQVNGLGIKIFGTLENYNIRMISHGASTHNLCLLVDGKDADNIVRKLHDTLF, from the coding sequence ATGACTGATAATACTGCTACGCCTTCATCTTCATCATCGCCATACACTATCGCTAAATTTGGTGGCACGAGTGTTGCTAACTTTTCAGCAATGGAAAAATGTGCAGATATTATTCTTAAACAAAAGTCAGTTCGTGTCGTCGTTCTTTCGGCATCTGCGGGAATTACTAATTTATTGATTGAACTTGCAGCAGGTACTGAACCTTCACAACGAGAAGCTTTACTCTCACAAGTTCGTGATATTGAATACGCGATTATCAACCAGCTTTCTCAGCCAGAAATTATTTCCCAAGAAATAAATCGCCTACTTGAAAATATTGAGATGCTTTCTGAAGCAGCAGCATTAGCAACTTCTGACGCATTAACTGATGAGCTTGTCAGTCATGGCGAATTAATGTCAACTTTACTTTTCGTTGAATTATTGCGTGAAAAAGGCATACAGGCAGATTGGTTTGATGTTAGAAAAGTGATGAAAACGAATGATCTATTTTGTCACGCTGAACCTGATATGGCACAACTCACTGAGCTCACAAAAAGCCTTATTCAACCTCGCCTAGAAGAAACAGTTATTGTAACGCAAGGTTTTATTGGTCAAGAGCCAAAAGGCAGAACCACAACACTAGGTCGTGGCGGTAGCGACTATACAGCCGCCTTGATTGGTGAAGCACTGGGAATGTCTCGTGTCGATATCTGGACGGATGTACCCGGCATTTACAGCACTGATCCAAGAATAGTGCCAGAAGCACATCGTATCGATCAGATCGCCTTTAATGAAGCAGCTGAAATGGCAACCTTTGGCGCTAAAATATTACACCCTGCGACATTATTGCCTGCAGTTCGTAGTGGCATTCCGGTGTTTGTTGGCTCAAGCAAAGCTCCCGAAGAAGGCGGTACTTTAGTTTGTGCACAAACAGAAAATCCACCTGTATTCCGTGCGATCGCACTGCGTAGAAAGCAAACATTGCTCACGTTACATAGCCTGAAAATGCTTCATGCGCGTGGTTTCTTGGCTGAAATTTTCACCATTTTATCGCGCCATCATATTTCGGTTGATGTGATAACAACATCTGAAGTCAGTATTGCTTTAACCCTCGATACAACGGGTACAACAAATTCATCAGGCAGTTTATTAACGAATGCCTTATTAACCGAGCTTTCTGCATTATGCCGTGTTGAAGTAGAAGAAGATCTGGCGTTAGTTGCCGTGATTGGTAACTCTCTTTCACAGGTAAATGGTTTAGGTATTAAGATTTTCGGCACATTAGAAAATTACAATATTCGTATGATTAGCCACGGTGCAAGTACTCATAATTTATGTTTATTAGTTGATGGCAAAGATGCGGATAATATTGTGCGTAAATTGCATGATACTTTGTTTTAA
- the ubiA gene encoding 4-hydroxybenzoate octaprenyltransferase, with product MTQSKWQAYSRLMRIDKPIGALLLLWPTYWALWIAAKGFPDWHILIVFTIGVFSMRAAGCVINDFADRKIDGSVERTKNRPLPSGAVTEKESKILFIVLVLLSFALVLTLNTMTIWLSVAGLALAWFYPFVKRFSNLPQLILGMAFGWSIPMGFAAVSESLPLVCWLLFLVNIVWSIVYDTQYAMVDRNDDIKIGVKSTAILFGRYDKIIIGILQLVMLALLVGIGILLNLKGIYYWSLLLVTALFIYQQKLIAERERAPCFQAFMNNNYVGFVLFAGILFSYF from the coding sequence ATGACGCAAAGTAAATGGCAAGCATATAGCCGTTTAATGCGTATAGATAAACCTATCGGAGCGCTATTATTACTTTGGCCAACTTATTGGGCTTTATGGATTGCCGCGAAAGGCTTTCCTGATTGGCATATTCTGATTGTCTTTACTATTGGCGTGTTCTCTATGCGTGCCGCTGGGTGTGTAATAAACGACTTTGCTGACCGGAAAATTGATGGCAGTGTTGAACGAACTAAAAATCGACCATTACCTAGTGGGGCTGTGACAGAAAAAGAGAGCAAAATTTTATTTATCGTTTTGGTACTCTTGTCCTTTGCACTAGTTCTAACACTCAATACCATGACTATTTGGCTCTCTGTTGCAGGGCTTGCGTTGGCATGGTTTTATCCTTTCGTTAAACGGTTTAGTAATCTACCTCAGCTTATTTTAGGTATGGCTTTTGGCTGGTCAATTCCTATGGGATTTGCTGCTGTTTCTGAAAGCTTACCGTTAGTATGTTGGCTATTATTTCTTGTCAACATTGTCTGGTCTATTGTTTACGATACGCAATATGCAATGGTTGACCGTAATGATGATATAAAAATTGGGGTTAAATCTACCGCTATTCTATTCGGTCGTTATGACAAAATTATTATCGGTATTTTACAACTGGTGATGTTGGCATTATTGGTGGGTATCGGTATTTTGCTGAATCTGAAAGGTATCTACTACTGGTCGCTATTGTTAGTAACAGCGCTGTTTATTTATCAGCAGAAGCTTATTGCAGAGCGTGAAAGAGCACCGTGTTTCCAAGCTTTTATGAATAATAACTATGTTGGCTTTGTTTTATTTGCGGGTATTTTATTTAGTTATTTTTAA
- the ubiC gene encoding chorismate lyase: MFKKSIITPAPIHWLPSEEHATIQESTLSWLMELGSMTRRFEQHCQKVTVMPYQEGFIDLIEPADESACLPKSQRYWLREVVLCGDDIPWLLGRTLVPEETLTGEDRKLVNLRTVPLGRYLFQETTLSRDFIHIGQQNGYWLRRSRFQLSDKPLLLTEMFLPASPVYKK; the protein is encoded by the coding sequence ATGTTCAAAAAATCAATAATTACCCCTGCACCTATCCATTGGCTACCCAGTGAGGAACATGCAACTATTCAAGAAAGTACATTAAGTTGGTTAATGGAATTAGGCTCAATGACACGGCGATTTGAACAACATTGCCAAAAAGTCACTGTAATGCCTTATCAAGAAGGATTTATTGACCTTATTGAACCCGCTGACGAAAGCGCGTGTTTACCCAAAAGTCAGCGTTATTGGTTAAGAGAAGTGGTATTGTGTGGTGACGATATTCCTTGGTTATTAGGGCGAACGTTAGTACCAGAAGAGACTCTAACAGGCGAAGACAGAAAACTGGTCAATCTAAGAACCGTTCCACTTGGGCGTTATCTGTTTCAGGAAACAACCTTAAGTCGCGATTTTATTCATATCGGGCAACAAAATGGGTATTGGCTACGCCGTTCTCGTTTCCAGCTTTCAGATAAACCTTTATTATTAACCGAGATGTTTCTACCTGCATCACCAGTGTATAAGAAGTAA
- a CDS encoding diacylglycerol kinase, whose translation MANQNKGLTRIIKAGGYSYKGIRAAWINEAAFRQEAIVTLVAIILSFFIDVSGLERILLIGSVVLVVILELVNSAIEAVVDRIGSEYHELSGRAKDMGSAAVLIAIILGLFTWVTILWGHFFA comes from the coding sequence ATGGCTAATCAAAATAAAGGTCTTACCCGAATCATCAAAGCTGGTGGCTATTCATACAAGGGCATTCGTGCCGCTTGGATTAATGAAGCCGCTTTTAGACAAGAAGCAATTGTGACCTTGGTTGCAATTATCCTTTCATTTTTCATCGATGTCAGTGGTCTAGAGCGCATTTTACTCATTGGTTCCGTTGTATTGGTTGTGATCTTGGAACTGGTAAATAGTGCAATAGAAGCCGTTGTCGATCGAATTGGATCTGAATACCACGAATTATCCGGACGTGCAAAAGATATGGGTTCTGCCGCCGTTCTGATTGCTATTATATTGGGATTATTTACTTGGGTAACCATTCTTTGGGGGCATTTCTTCGCATAA